One Manihot esculenta cultivar AM560-2 chromosome 6, M.esculenta_v8, whole genome shotgun sequence DNA segment encodes these proteins:
- the LOC110616775 gene encoding histone H3.2, whose translation MARTKQTARKSTGGKAPRKQLATKAARKSAPATGGVKKPHRFRPGTVALRDIRKYQKSTELLIRKLPFQRLVREIAQDFKTDLRFQSSAVAALQEAAEAYLVGLFEDTNLCAIHAKRVTIMPKDIQLARRIRGERA comes from the coding sequence ATGGCTCGCACCAAGCAAACAGCTAGGAAATCGACGGGAGGAAAGGCGCCACGTAAGCAGCTGGCAACGAAGGCAGCTAGGAAGTCGGCACCTGCGACGGGAGGAGTAAAGAAACCGCACCGTTTCAGACCTGGGACGGTGGCATTGAGAGATATAAGGAAGTACCAGAAGAGTACTGAGCTGTTGATTCGTAAGCTTCCATTCCAGAGGCTGGTGAGGGAAATCGCTCAGGATTTCAAGACGGATCTAAGGTTCCAAAGCAGTGCGGTTGCAGCTCTTCAAGAGGCTGCAGAGGCATACCTGGTTGGTCTATTTGAGGACACAAATCTCTGTGCTATTCATGCTAAGAGGGTTACTATTATGCCCAAAGATATCCAGCTAGCTAGGAGGATTAGGGGTGAGAGGGCGTAG
- the LOC110616524 gene encoding IRK-interacting protein yields the protein MAAATTATQIFQGLENNNENSNHEVSRQEIQAAIAKAVELRAIHASLVHGSSPANLKFPSSSPVSRPVSQFSAQDYPVFTPSYEDEPLSGLESLPKSRTLSESWDDYGLEGGNGYETLLSDFKKENSSSRKGIPSGLASLESQICPTEDQKSLSGSSANNITVLHTSPRAEFYKSRRRNSLGEFKSVSSCNRCKAAPSTSEAENVTRNSRNSNIVVPWTDSHSPAQPQPRHRGIISWFFPKLKKKQKNENSPNRTESEEVPQIFRDLEMLSIETLKRELKEANENRDAALMEVAEMKSSLGELRQKLEYLESYCEELKRALRQATVAKGSQVIEKLGNFPKRGKPNDGNGENSMPVSEEVMVEGFLQIVSEARLSVKQFCKTLVGQIEETDGTLMDSLNLFLQPYKLSLNSRYSKAVLYHLESIINQTLYQDFENSVFQKNGSPKHLDPEQDRQAQFASFVALRNLSWNEVLRKGTKYYSEEFSKFCDQKMGCIITTLNWTRAWPEQLLQAFFVAGKCIWLLHLLAFSFNPPLGIIRIEENRSFDPHYMEDMLMDRQRSHGPSRVKIMVMPGFYVQDRVLRCKVLCRYKSAS from the exons ATGGCGGCTGCTACTACTGctactcaaatctttcaaggccTTGAGAACAACAACGAGAACAGCAACCATGAAGTCAGCAGACAAGAGATACAAGCTGCCATTGCTAAAGCAGTGGAGCTTAGAGCTATCCATGCTTCTCTGGTGCATGGAAGTAGCCCTGCCAATCTCAAGTTTCCATCTTCCTCCCCTGTTTCACGCCCTGTTTCTCAGTTTTCTGCTCAAGATTACCCTGTTTTCACTCCT AGTTATGAAGACGAGCCACTGTCCGGGCTTGAGTCGCTGCCAAAATCAAGAACATTatcagaaagttgggatgacTATGGGCTAGAAGGAGGAAATGGCTATGAAACTCTTTTATCGGATTTTAAGAAGGAGAACTCATCGTCAAGGAAAGGAATTCCTTCTGGGTTGGCCAGTTTGGAATCTCAAATTTGTCCGACTGAAGATCAAAAATCTCTCTCTGGTTCTTCTGCAAACAATATTACTGTGCTTCACACATCACCCCGGGCAGAATTCTACAAGTCTAGAAGGAGAAATAGCTTGGGAGAATTCAAATCTGTATCTTCTTGCAATAGGTGCAAAGCAGCCCCCAGTACCTCTGAGGCTGAAAATGTAACCAGGAACAGCAGGAACTCTAACATTGTTGTGCCATGGACAGATTCTCATTCACCCGCTCAGCCCCAACCCAGACACCGTGGGATCATTTCATGGTTCTTCCCAAAGTtaaagaagaagcaaaagaatgAGAATTCACCAAACCGAACAGAATCTGAGGAAGTTCCCCAGATTTTCAGGGACTTGGAGATGTTGTCAATTGAAACATTGAAGAGGGAGTTGAAAGAAGCAAATGAGAATCGAGATGCAGCCTTAATGGAGGTTGCTGAGATGAAGTCTTCACTAGGAGAACTAAGGCAGAAGCTTGAGTACTTGGAAAGTTACtgtgaagagttaaagagagcCTTACGGCAAGCTACAGTAGCAAAAGGTTCACAAGTAATTGAAAAACTAGGAAACTTCCCCAAGAGAGGGAAGCCCAACGATGGAAATGGAGAAAACTCAATGCCAGTAAGTGAAGAGGTAATGGTGGAGGGATTTTTGCAGATTGTATCAGAAGCAAGATTGTCAGTGAAACAATTCTGCAAGACCCTAGTTGGGCAGATTGAAGAAACAGACGGCACTCTTATGGACAGTTTGAACTTGTTTCTTCAGCCATACAAGTTGTCTCTCAATTCAAGATACTCCAAGGCAGTACTGTACCATTTGGAATCTATCATCAACCAAACCCTCTACCAAGATTTTGAGAACTCTGTATTCCAAAAGAATGGTTCACCAAAGCATTTAGATCCTGAACAAGATCGCCAAGCGCAGTTTGCATCGTTTGTTGCATTGAGGAACCTAAGCTGGAATGAAGTCTTAAGGAAGGGGACAAAATATTACAGTGAGGAGTTCAGCAAATTTTGTGATCAAAAAATGGGTTGCATTATTACAACATTGAATTGGACAAGAGCATGGCCTGAACAGCTTCTGCAAGCCTTCTTTGTTGCTGGTAAATGCATATGGTTGCTTCATTTGCTTGCTTTTTCATTTAATCCACCTCTGGGTATTATAAGGATTGAAGAGAATAGGAGCTTTGATCCACATTACATGGAGGATATGTTGATGGATAGGCAAAGGTCACATGGTCCAAGCAGGGTTAAGATCATGGTGATGCCAGGATTTTATGTTCAGGATAGGGTTTTAAGGTGTAAGGTTCTTTGTAGGTACAAGTCTGCATCTTAA
- the LOC122723894 gene encoding UDP-glycosyltransferase 92A1-like yields MAETKHNVVMIPFMAQGHIIPFLALALQLEQRKGCTVTFVNTPLNIQKLRSSLPRNSSIHLLEIPFNSSDYGLPPDTENTDSLPHDLILNFLQSSLALKPVFRKLISDLVHESCGQPPVCIITDMFFSWCAEIAHEFGIFHAIFCGGGGYGFACCFSLWLNLPHRNTDSEEFTLPDFQEASKFHATQLTKHLRNADGRDSISVFQRKMLRGWYNADGILMNTVEELDKLGLTYFRRKIGRPVWPIGPALLSSRTRAGKATGIAPDVCEKWLDTKPLNSVLYISFGSQNTLSESNIVQLAMALEASSVNFIWVVRPPLGFDINSEFKAKEWLPEGFEERIKASGRGLLVQKWAPQVEILSHGAIAAFLSHCGWNSTLEALSCGVPIIGWPQAAEQFYNAKFLEEEIGVCVEVGRGLTCEVRHDAIARKIELVMNETEKGIEMRRRACDVRDMMKEAIKAEKGFVGSSAKAMDEFLNAAMLMRKDIDTSTRVPNGEVLKQLCPCRDG; encoded by the coding sequence ATGGCAGAAACTAAACATAATGTAGTAATGATTCCGTTCATGGCACAAGGCCATATAATCCCTTTTCTTGCTTTAGCCCTTCAACTTGAGCAGAGAAAAGGTTGTACCGTAACCTTTGTTAACACTCCTCTCAATATTCAGAAGCTAAGATCATCTTTGCCTCGTAACTCTTCTATTCACCTCCTTGAAATCCCCTTCAATAGCTCTGATTATGGCCTTCCTCCCGATACCGAAAACACCGATTCTCTCCCCCATGATCTCATCTTAAATTTTCTACAATCTTCTTTAGCTCTCAAACCCGTTTTCAGGAAGTTAATTTCTGACCTTGTCCATGAATCATGTGGTCAGCCTCCTGTTTGCATCATCACAGACATGTTCTTTTCTTGGTGTGCAGAGATTGCGCATGAGTTTGGAATTTTCCATGCGATATTTTGTGGAGGTGGTGGTTATGGCTTTGCATGTTGCTTCTCTTTGTGGCTGAACCTACCCCACCGGAACACCGACTCCGAGGAATTCACGTTGCCAGATTTCCAGGAGGCATCTAAATTTCATGCAACCCAGCTAACAAAACATCTACGGAATGCTGATGGTAGGGATTCCATTTCAGTGTTTCAGAGGAAAATGCTTCGTGGATGGTACAATGCAGACGGGATTTTGATGAACACGGTGGAGGAGCTTGACAAGCTCGGATTGACGTATTTCAGAAGAAAAATTGGCCGACCAGTTTGGCCAATTGGTCCAGCTCTATTATCCTCAAGAACTCGCGCAGGAAAAGCAACAGGAATCGCGCCAGACGTATGTGAAAAATGGCTTGATACAAAACCGTTGAATTCTGTTCTATACATATCTTTTGGTTCACAGAACACATTATCAGAATCAAATATAGTGCAACTAGCAATGGCATTGGAAGCTAGTAGCGTAAATTTTATTTGGGTTGTCAGGCCACCGTTAGGCTTTGACATAAACTCGGAATTTAAAGCAAAAGAATGGCTGCCTGAAGGTTTTGAAGAAAGAATTAAAGCTTCGGGGAGAGGGTTACTGGTGCAAAAATGGGCACCCCAGGTGGAAATTCTGTCACATGGGGCTATTGCTGCATTTTTGAGTCACTGCGGATGGAATTCAACGCTTGAAGCTCTTAGCTGCGGGGTTCCAATAATTGGATGGCCACAGGCAGCAGAACAGTTTTACAATGCGAAGTTTTTGGAAGAGGAGATTGGAGTTTGTGTGGAGGTAGGCAGAGGACTAACCTGTGAAGTGAGACATGATGCTATAGCAAGAAAGATTGAATTGGTGATGAATGAGACAGAGAAAGGAATAGAAATGAGAAGGAGAGCTTGTGACGTGAGAGACATGATGAAAGAGGCCATTAAAGCTGAGAAAGGATTCGTGGGATCTTCGGCTAAAGCCATGGATGAGTTCTTGAATGCGGCAATGCTTATGAGGAAGGACATAGACACAAGCACGAGGGTTCCAAATGGGGAAGTGTTAAAGCAGTTGTGTCCATGCAGAGATGGGTGA
- the LOC110617975 gene encoding UDP-glycosyltransferase 92A1 — protein MAPTKENIVMFPFMAQGHIIPFLALALHIERTSNYNITFVNTSLNLNKLNSSLPPNSSIRLLEIPFDSSDHGLPPHTENTDVLSYPLIIRLLHASTSLQPAFRKLIQDITCEQGGHPPLCIIADFFFGWTATVAKELGVFHAVFSGAGGYGLACYYSVWLALPHRNTESDEFELQDFKEVSKLHVTQLPLSILEADGTDSWSIFQRKNLPAWVDSNAILFNTVEEFDQIGLSYFRRKIGRPAWAIGPVLLSTENRARFGKEDSITTDLFKEWLDSKPVNSVLYVSFGSHNTIAPSQMMQLAMALEASGKNFIWVVRPPIGFDINSEFRSKEWLPEGFEERIKESGKGLLVHKWAPQVEILAHKSTGAFLSHCGWNSTLEALNHGVPLIGWAMAAEQFFNVKFLEEELGVCVEAARGKTCEIRCEEIKEKIELVMNETEKGKEIRRKACEVMEMIKNAMKDKDGLKGSSLKALDDFFQAALSMRKKTHQQ, from the coding sequence ATGGCACCCACAAAAGAGAATATTGTGATGTTCCCATTCATGGCACAAGGCCATATCATCCCTTTCCTAGCTTTAGCCCTTCATATAGAGCGAACAAGCAACTACAACATCACCTTTGTTAACACTTCTCTCAACCTCAACAAACTCAACTCTTCTCTCCCTCCTAACTCTTCCATTCGTCTTCTTGAAATTCCCTTTGATAGCTCCGATCATGGCCTCCCTCCCCACACTGAAAACACCGATGTTCTTTCTTACCCTCTCATCATTCGCCTCCTCCATGCCTCCACTTCCCTCCAGCCTGCTTTTAGGAAGCTCATTCAGGATATTACATGTGAGCAAGGAGGCCACCCTCCCCTTTGTATTATTGCTGACTTCTTCTTTGGTTGGACTGCTACTGTTGCTAAAGAGCTTGGTGTCTTTCATGCTGTGTTTAGTGGTGCCGGTGGATATGGCTTGGCATGTTATTACTCTGTCTGGCTAGCTCTTCCTCACAGGAATACCGAATCCGACGAGTTTGAGCTGCAAGATTTCAAGGAAGTTTCAAAGCTTCATGTGACCCAATTGCCACTCAGTATTTTAGAGGCAGATGGGACTGATTCTTGGTCTATTTTCCAGAGAAAGAATCTACCAGCTTGGGTGGATTCAAATGCGATTTTGTTTAACACGGTGGAGGAGTTTGATCAGATTGGTTTGTCTTACTTTAGGCGAAAAATAGGTCGGCCGGCTTGGGCAATAGGGCCAGTTCTGCTATCAACGGAAAACCGAGCTCGTTTCGGCAAAGAAGATAGTATAACAACAGATCTTTTCAAAGAATGGCTAGATTCCAAGCCCGTGAATTCAGTTCTGTACGTGTCATTTGGATCGCATAATACAATTGCTCCATCGCAGATGATGCAATTAGCTATGGCTTTGGAGGCCAGCGGCAAGAATTTTATCTGGGTTGTTAGACCACCAATAGGTTTTGACATAAACTCAGAATTCAGAAGCAAAGAATGGTTGCcagagggatttgaagaaagaatcAAAGAATCAGGAAAAGGTCTGTTGGTGCATAAATGGGCACCCCAAGTGGAAATCTTGGCTCATAAATCTACAGGCGCATTTCTGAGTCACTGCGGATGGAATTCAACTCTTGAAGCTCTAAACCACGGGGTGCCATTGATTGGATGGGCAATGGCAGCGGAGCAGTTTTTCAACGTAAAGTTCTTGGAAGAAGAATTGGGGGTGTGTGTGGAAGCTGCTAGAGGGAAGACTTGTGagattaggtgtgaagaaataaaggaaaaaattgAATTGGTGATGAATGAGACAGAGAAAGGGAAGGAAATAAGAAGGAAAGCTTGTGAGGTAATGGAAATGATAAAAAATGCAATGAAAGATAAGGATGGTTTGAAAGGTTCATCTCTGAAAGCGTTGGATGATTTTTTCCAAGCTGCTTTATCAATGAGAAAAAAGACGCACCAACAGTAA